One genomic region from uncultured Cohaesibacter sp. encodes:
- a CDS encoding F0F1 ATP synthase subunit B, with translation MAQQQIDAHTEVAGHGGEEGGHSSFPPFDPNTFGSQLLWLAITFGLLYYIMSKVALPRIANILEVRRDRIASDLGEAERLKRETDEAIASYEESLAQARQKAHGIANTARDEAKSHIEAEFAKVEADVASQISEADKKIAAVKEAAMGEVDAIATSTTSALLEQILGSSVAEKEVSKAVTTAKAN, from the coding sequence ATGGCGCAACAGCAGATCGATGCGCATACAGAAGTAGCCGGACACGGCGGCGAAGAAGGCGGGCATTCATCGTTCCCTCCTTTTGATCCAAACACCTTTGGATCTCAGCTTCTGTGGTTGGCCATCACCTTCGGGCTGCTTTACTACATTATGTCCAAGGTGGCTTTGCCACGAATTGCCAACATTCTTGAAGTGCGGCGCGATCGCATCGCCAGCGATCTTGGCGAGGCTGAGCGTTTGAAGCGGGAGACAGACGAAGCGATCGCTTCCTACGAAGAGTCTTTGGCTCAGGCACGCCAGAAAGCGCACGGTATTGCCAATACCGCTCGCGACGAAGCAAAATCTCATATCGAAGCCGAATTTGCCAAGGTTGAGGCCGACGTCGCCAGTCAGATTTCCGAAGCGGACAAGAAGATTGCCGCAGTCAAGGAAGCTGCCATGGGTGAAGTTGACGCAATCGCAACAAGCACGACGTCAGCTCTTTTGGAGCAAATACTCGGCTCCAGTGTTGCTGAAAAAGAAGTTTCCAAGGCAGTCACAACTGCCAAGGCGAACTAG
- a CDS encoding F0F1 ATP synthase subunit A: protein MTDPAVDPIHQFQIHDIFTLGEVGGVQFAMTNSSVFMIAIVVLISGFLILSTSGRGLVPTRWQSAAELMYELVASTLRNSAGTEGMRFFPFVFSIFAFVLTANVIGLVPYFMTVTSHLIITAALALLVIFTVIVYGLMRNGLGFFKLFLPSGLPLAIAPFIAIIEVLSFLSRPVSLSLRLFGNMLAGHIVLKVFAGFIVTLTAAGVGGWFAGILPLGMTVALTALETLVAVLQAYVFTILTCVYLNDAIHPSH from the coding sequence GTGACAGATCCCGCTGTTGATCCGATTCATCAGTTCCAGATCCATGATATTTTCACTCTGGGCGAAGTCGGTGGTGTGCAGTTCGCAATGACGAACTCCTCCGTATTCATGATCGCAATTGTCGTTCTGATTTCTGGGTTTCTAATCCTTTCAACATCTGGCCGTGGCCTTGTGCCAACGCGCTGGCAGTCTGCTGCCGAGCTGATGTATGAGCTAGTCGCCAGCACCTTGCGCAATTCTGCCGGTACAGAAGGCATGCGTTTCTTCCCGTTCGTCTTTTCGATCTTTGCCTTCGTGCTGACGGCAAACGTGATCGGTCTTGTCCCTTATTTCATGACGGTGACCAGTCATCTGATCATTACCGCTGCTCTGGCTCTGCTGGTCATTTTCACCGTTATCGTTTATGGCCTCATGCGCAACGGTCTTGGCTTCTTCAAGCTGTTTTTGCCGTCCGGGTTGCCTCTGGCAATCGCGCCCTTTATCGCCATTATTGAAGTGCTATCCTTCCTGTCGCGTCCGGTTTCCCTTTCCTTGCGTCTGTTCGGCAACATGCTTGCCGGTCATATCGTCCTGAAAGTGTTTGCCGGTTTCATCGTCACATTGACGGCGGCAGGCGTCGGAGGCTGGTTTGCCGGCATCTTGCCACTCGGCATGACCGTTGCCCTGACAGCACTGGAAACTCTGGTCGCAGTTTTGCAGGCCTATGTATTCACGATCCTCACATGTGTTTATCTCAACGACGCGATCCATCCGTCACACTGA
- a CDS encoding TetR/AcrR family transcriptional regulator has protein sequence MILEVAEREIAINGVEGFRLKDVAEQVGIQLPSLYAHFAGRKELLEALTNEFLGTLYALYKELSALPPREALLASADRTIDLYLSKRGYARLLLYDFPAPNKNSLMTNSEDKIIEILNLIEETIQRGVAQNTVRDISAELFLSFRLGLTLFPLFMRLDRNGGDMVTDREIIHSIKRESNFLLAHFISVR, from the coding sequence TTGATCCTCGAAGTCGCCGAGCGAGAAATCGCGATAAACGGTGTCGAGGGGTTCCGATTGAAGGATGTCGCCGAACAGGTCGGTATTCAACTTCCGTCTCTTTATGCGCATTTTGCAGGTCGAAAAGAGTTGCTGGAAGCGTTGACCAACGAATTTCTGGGCACTCTCTATGCGCTCTATAAAGAGCTTTCAGCCTTGCCGCCGCGCGAAGCGTTGTTGGCGAGTGCGGATCGCACCATTGACCTCTATTTGTCCAAGCGCGGCTATGCCCGTCTGCTGCTCTATGATTTTCCGGCCCCCAACAAGAATTCCTTGATGACAAACAGTGAGGACAAGATCATCGAGATCTTGAATCTGATCGAGGAAACCATCCAGCGAGGCGTAGCACAAAATACCGTGCGGGATATTTCCGCCGAGCTATTTCTGTCTTTCCGCCTCGGTTTGACCCTGTTTCCGCTGTTTATGCGCCTTGACAGAAACGGGGGAGACATGGTTACTGATCGGGAGATCATCCATTCGATCAAGCGCGAGTCAAATTTCCTTCTGGCTCACTTCATTTCCGTGCGCTGA
- a CDS encoding F0F1 ATP synthase subunit C — translation MDAEAAKLIGAGIACIGMAGAGIGVGTIFGNYLTGALRNPSAAASQFTNALVGAALAEGLGIFSLVVAFLLMFVV, via the coding sequence ATGGATGCAGAAGCAGCAAAGCTGATTGGTGCTGGTATCGCTTGTATTGGTATGGCTGGCGCTGGTATCGGTGTTGGTACTATCTTTGGCAACTATCTGACCGGTGCACTGCGCAACCCGTCCGCAGCAGCCTCTCAGTTCACCAACGCTCTGGTTGGCGCAGCGCTTGCAGAAGGTCTTGGCATCTTCTCTCTCGTCGTTGCCTTCCTGCTGATGTTCGTTGTTTAA
- a CDS encoding F0F1 ATP synthase subunit B — MGTNTLWAFVGLLIFVGIILKMGVPGAIAGALDKRAKLIEDELDQARRLREEAQGLLAEYQRKAREAESEAEEIVMLAKREAEVMEKEAQAKITDFVARRTKLAEDKIAQAEASAISEVKGAATDLAVKAAEQILAKKMEGKAGKDLLKASIAEVGSKLH, encoded by the coding sequence ATGGGTACAAATACGCTATGGGCCTTTGTCGGTCTCCTTATCTTTGTCGGCATCATCCTCAAGATGGGTGTACCAGGCGCGATTGCCGGTGCTTTGGACAAACGCGCCAAACTGATTGAGGACGAACTCGATCAGGCACGTCGCCTGCGCGAAGAAGCTCAGGGTTTGCTTGCTGAATATCAGCGCAAGGCCCGCGAAGCGGAAAGCGAAGCTGAAGAAATCGTGATGCTCGCCAAGCGTGAAGCCGAAGTCATGGAAAAAGAGGCGCAAGCCAAAATTACCGATTTCGTCGCTCGACGCACCAAACTTGCCGAAGACAAGATTGCGCAGGCTGAAGCCAGTGCGATCAGCGAAGTCAAGGGCGCAGCAACGGATCTGGCCGTCAAGGCGGCAGAACAGATCCTGGCCAAAAAGATGGAAGGCAAGGCAGGCAAGGATCTGTTGAAAGCTTCTATCGCTGAGGTGGGCTCCAAGCTCCACTGA